One window of the Chryseotalea sp. WA131a genome contains the following:
- a CDS encoding NAD-dependent epimerase/dehydratase family protein, which yields MQTILGANGVIATELSKHLPQYTSKIRQVSRNPKAVNITDETFSADLLNHEQTEKAVAGSEIVYLVAGLPYKTSLWQEQWPKLMKNVIDACKKHNSKLVFFDNVYPYGFVNGVMAEETPYNPISKKGEVRAKIATMLMDESKAKNLDAMIVRGADFYGPNALLSILHSTVSEKLKVGKTSQWIGDPKKIHTFTYTPDAGKSVAILANTPSAYNQIWHALTSKEKITGEQFVRLACEYKNKPYKLQVLPKFGVKLIGLFVPVLKEFVEMMYQYENDYIFDSTKIEKAFNLMATDYKTGIAETLK from the coding sequence ATGCAAACCATCCTCGGAGCCAACGGAGTTATTGCCACAGAACTCTCCAAACACCTGCCTCAGTACACCAGCAAAATTCGGCAAGTTAGCCGCAATCCCAAGGCGGTCAACATCACCGATGAAACCTTTTCGGCCGACCTCCTCAACCACGAGCAAACCGAAAAGGCAGTAGCTGGAAGTGAAATTGTTTATTTGGTAGCAGGTCTTCCCTACAAAACTTCACTTTGGCAAGAGCAATGGCCGAAGTTAATGAAGAATGTGATTGATGCGTGCAAGAAACACAATAGCAAGTTGGTGTTTTTTGACAACGTATACCCGTATGGATTTGTAAATGGTGTGATGGCGGAGGAGACTCCTTACAACCCCATCAGTAAGAAAGGGGAGGTGCGCGCCAAGATTGCCACCATGTTGATGGATGAATCGAAAGCAAAAAACCTCGATGCTATGATTGTGCGCGGAGCGGATTTCTACGGCCCCAATGCGCTGCTCAGTATTTTACATTCCACCGTTAGTGAAAAATTGAAAGTTGGAAAAACTTCTCAATGGATTGGCGACCCTAAAAAGATTCACACCTTCACCTACACGCCCGATGCTGGAAAGAGTGTTGCCATTTTAGCGAACACACCTTCTGCTTATAATCAGATATGGCATGCCCTCACCAGCAAAGAAAAAATTACGGGCGAGCAATTTGTGCGCTTAGCTTGCGAATACAAGAATAAACCGTACAAGCTACAGGTACTCCCAAAATTTGGTGTGAAGTTGATTGGTTTGTTTGTGCCAGTATTGAAAGAGTTTGTAGAAATGATGTATCAATACGAAAACGACTATATCTTCGACAGCACTAAGATTGAAAAAGCCTTCAATCTGATGGCCACCGACTATAAAACTGGTATAGCAGAAACCTTGAAATAA
- a CDS encoding MATE family efflux transporter has translation MNPPDLRLQTGYKQILQLALPISLALIVPQINFITNNIFLGGLGEQALASAAITGVYYLIFAVIGSGLNNGLQSLIARKAGENLPKEIGKLFYHGVYVALGIAFLGILVSYIFAPVILRTTIHNAVIAEEVIGFIRIRVWGLPLLYLYVMRNALLVGTNQTRFLVWGTLSEAIANIFFDYGLIYGKLGMPQMGFNGAAYASIIAEGVGLLVIYAVIHAKGIHKAFSFFESWKLEGEMVKMILIKSSPLILQFALSIITWEYFYILIEHHGARDLAVSNTMRNVFGIAGIFSWAFAATSNTMVSNVIGQGKKDEVMPLIIRISKVSFSFSLCITLLFNLFPEVLLSLFGQGEDFIVYATPVLRVVSSALLLQSFSVVWLNAVTGTGNTAVNLMIELVTLFLYTAYVYFVLEVWHLSLVWGWVSEWVYWISMFSMAFVYMRSGRWKKKGS, from the coding sequence ATGAACCCGCCTGACCTCCGCCTCCAAACAGGCTACAAACAAATCCTCCAATTGGCGTTGCCCATTTCGCTGGCACTCATCGTTCCTCAGATAAACTTTATCACCAACAATATTTTTTTGGGTGGCTTGGGCGAACAGGCCTTGGCCAGCGCGGCCATCACGGGCGTTTATTATTTAATCTTTGCTGTGATTGGTAGCGGATTGAACAATGGCTTGCAATCCCTTATTGCGCGAAAAGCGGGAGAGAATCTGCCCAAAGAAATTGGTAAACTGTTTTACCATGGTGTGTATGTGGCTCTTGGCATCGCCTTCTTGGGAATCCTAGTCAGCTATATTTTTGCGCCTGTTATCTTGCGGACAACCATTCACAATGCAGTCATTGCGGAGGAGGTCATCGGGTTTATTCGCATTCGGGTGTGGGGTTTGCCTTTACTTTATTTGTATGTGATGCGCAACGCGTTGCTCGTAGGCACCAACCAAACGAGATTTTTGGTTTGGGGTACACTGAGCGAGGCCATCGCCAATATTTTTTTCGATTATGGATTGATTTACGGAAAACTGGGAATGCCGCAAATGGGCTTCAACGGTGCAGCGTATGCTTCCATCATTGCGGAAGGAGTCGGACTGTTGGTGATCTATGCGGTAATTCATGCGAAAGGCATCCACAAAGCATTCTCGTTTTTTGAAAGTTGGAAATTGGAAGGAGAGATGGTGAAGATGATACTCATCAAATCTTCTCCGTTGATTTTGCAGTTTGCGCTGAGTATCATCACGTGGGAATATTTTTACATTTTGATTGAGCACCATGGCGCCCGCGACTTAGCGGTATCGAACACAATGCGCAATGTGTTTGGAATTGCGGGCATTTTTTCTTGGGCTTTTGCTGCTACTTCTAATACGATGGTGAGCAACGTGATAGGCCAAGGCAAAAAAGACGAAGTAATGCCATTGATCATCCGCATCTCAAAAGTTAGTTTTAGCTTTTCATTATGCATTACCCTTTTGTTCAACCTGTTCCCCGAAGTGCTTTTGTCATTGTTTGGGCAAGGCGAAGATTTTATTGTTTACGCCACGCCTGTTCTGCGAGTCGTTTCTTCGGCTTTGTTGCTGCAATCTTTTTCAGTTGTGTGGCTGAATGCCGTCACGGGCACGGGGAATACTGCAGTAAATTTGATGATAGAATTGGTCACCCTATTTTTATACACCGCTTACGTTTATTTTGTGTTAGAAGTTTGGCATTTGTCGCTGGTCTGGGGCTGGGTAAGCGAATGGGTGTATTGGATAAGTATGTTTTCGATGGCGTTCGTTTATATGCGGTCGGGAAGGTGGAAGAAAAAAGGGAGCTGA
- a CDS encoding TonB-dependent receptor, with product MKNLNQHRKNATLLIGVFVAAILLSMKAYSQTTQTIRGRVMDEVSKAPLIGVTVQVLGNFESPLGSASDEEGFFVIANVPVGRQTIKISYVGYEEQTIPNIIVTAGKEFILNLSLTERVAQLNEVVITANTKDDKTATNNDLAAVSARSFNIDDTKRYAGALGDPSRMAANFAGVIGGNDSRNDIVVRGNSPTGMLWQLEGLNIPNPNHFGALNSTGGPVSMLNNNNLDKSDFITSAFPAQYGNAIAGAFDIRLREGNNKKIEKVAQIGFNGFELGLEGPFSKNSKSSFIVNYRYSTLGVFQALGIEFGTGGNTPNYQDLNYKLTFPTKNNGKFTVFGILGNSSIDLLGSKIKKDDLRKPNSSDLYGNENQDSYPRYGTTINGVSFEKNLSKKTYAKFTLGYSTTREKFTSDSLTRNADLDVVSRFKQAEAKFNTDKASFVFFTRTKFNSKNSLTSGVYIDYNTFTLFNRDLFANVNKDTVRVDITDNNTLSQAYTQWKHRFSSKLSFSAGLHAQHYSLNNQAVVEPRGNVTYQMTGNKSLSFGYGLHHQTPSVYTSYAQTKTPTGVLYTNKDLDFIASNHYVLTYDWNLSETLRLKAEAYYQELSNVPVERNASSFSAINTGVSFGPSDKVNLINRGTGKNYGVELTLERFFSKGYYFLFTTSIFDSKYKGSDNIERNTAYNTQYVVNALGGKEFRVGRNKNFLSLNLKVTTIGGRYLTPLNFAASQAQGQAVYNETLAFSEKQQPYFRTDFRVAYRKEYKRSTLEFSLDLQNVTGNQNIFTQTYNPRTNSIANQYQQGFFPVPFVRYTF from the coding sequence ATGAAAAATTTAAATCAACACCGAAAAAATGCGACTCTACTCATTGGAGTATTTGTAGCTGCTATTTTATTGTCAATGAAGGCTTACAGCCAAACTACGCAAACCATCCGCGGCAGAGTGATGGACGAAGTAAGTAAAGCACCCTTGATAGGAGTAACCGTGCAAGTGCTAGGCAACTTCGAATCGCCCTTGGGAAGTGCTAGTGATGAAGAAGGATTTTTTGTTATCGCCAATGTACCGGTGGGCAGACAAACCATTAAGATAAGCTATGTTGGTTATGAAGAACAAACCATTCCGAATATTATTGTTACGGCCGGTAAAGAATTTATTTTGAACTTATCACTTACCGAGCGTGTAGCACAACTGAACGAGGTGGTGATTACGGCCAACACCAAAGACGACAAAACCGCCACCAACAATGATCTGGCCGCGGTGAGTGCACGGTCATTTAACATTGATGACACCAAACGTTATGCTGGTGCGTTGGGCGATCCGTCTCGTATGGCTGCAAACTTTGCGGGTGTAATTGGTGGGAATGACTCCCGCAACGACATCGTGGTGCGCGGCAACTCACCCACAGGTATGCTTTGGCAATTGGAGGGATTGAATATTCCCAATCCCAACCACTTCGGTGCATTGAACAGCACGGGCGGCCCAGTGAGCATGTTGAACAACAACAACCTTGACAAATCGGATTTTATAACAAGTGCTTTTCCGGCTCAATACGGAAATGCCATAGCGGGTGCGTTTGACATTCGGTTAAGAGAGGGCAACAATAAAAAAATTGAAAAGGTCGCGCAGATTGGCTTTAATGGTTTTGAATTAGGCCTTGAAGGGCCATTCTCAAAAAATAGTAAAAGTTCCTTCATTGTAAATTATCGTTACTCTACCTTAGGTGTGTTTCAAGCACTGGGTATTGAGTTTGGCACGGGCGGCAATACACCTAACTATCAAGACTTAAATTACAAGTTGACATTCCCAACTAAGAACAATGGCAAGTTTACTGTTTTCGGAATTTTGGGTAACAGCTCCATCGACTTGCTAGGAAGCAAAATCAAAAAAGACGATTTGCGCAAGCCGAACAGCAGCGATTTGTATGGAAATGAAAATCAGGATTCTTATCCGAGATATGGTACAACCATCAATGGTGTCAGCTTCGAAAAAAATCTCTCAAAAAAGACGTATGCTAAGTTCACCTTAGGTTATAGTACCACCCGCGAGAAGTTCACATCTGATTCCCTTACCCGCAATGCCGACTTGGATGTTGTCAGCAGATTCAAGCAGGCGGAAGCAAAGTTTAATACCGACAAAGCCTCATTCGTTTTCTTCACCCGCACCAAGTTCAATTCTAAAAACTCGCTTACATCAGGTGTCTATATCGATTACAACACCTTTACTCTCTTCAACCGCGATTTATTTGCCAATGTAAATAAAGATACTGTGCGAGTGGACATCACCGACAACAACACGCTGAGCCAAGCATACACACAATGGAAGCATCGTTTTTCCAGCAAGCTGTCGTTTTCTGCTGGACTTCATGCACAACACTATTCACTTAATAACCAAGCGGTGGTAGAACCAAGGGGAAATGTGACTTACCAAATGACGGGAAACAAATCGTTGAGCTTCGGCTATGGTTTGCATCATCAAACGCCTTCGGTGTACACATCTTACGCTCAAACTAAAACGCCCACGGGTGTTCTCTATACCAACAAAGACTTGGATTTTATTGCTAGCAATCACTACGTGCTCACCTATGATTGGAATTTATCAGAAACCCTGCGTTTGAAAGCAGAAGCCTACTACCAAGAATTGAGCAATGTGCCGGTAGAGCGCAACGCGTCTTCTTTTTCAGCGATCAACACAGGTGTAAGCTTTGGGCCTTCCGATAAAGTAAATTTGATTAACAGAGGAACTGGAAAAAACTACGGTGTTGAACTGACCCTCGAGCGATTTTTCAGCAAGGGCTATTATTTTCTCTTTACTACTTCGATCTTTGATTCAAAATACAAAGGAAGCGACAATATTGAACGCAACACTGCCTACAATACGCAATATGTGGTCAATGCCTTGGGAGGAAAAGAGTTTAGAGTTGGCAGGAACAAGAATTTCTTAAGCTTGAATTTGAAAGTCACCACGATTGGTGGCCGTTACTTAACACCTCTGAACTTTGCTGCCTCGCAAGCTCAAGGGCAGGCTGTGTATAATGAAACCCTGGCCTTCAGCGAAAAACAACAACCGTATTTTCGCACCGACTTCCGCGTAGCGTATCGTAAGGAATACAAACGAAGTACGCTAGAGTTTTCACTCGATTTACAAAACGTAACGGGCAACCAAAACATCTTTACGCAAACCTACAACCCGCGCACGAATTCCATTGCTAATCAATATCAGCAAGGGTTTTTCCCGGTGCCGTTTGTGAGGTATACGTTTTAG
- a CDS encoding NAD(P)H-binding protein, whose protein sequence is MEKTIKSILVLGGTGRTGKHVVEQALQQGLRVTTLVRDPSKENSLSEHPNLEIVKGDVLHYPDVYNAVQGNDAIVSALGRDGKDVSPITKGTENILAAVRKSRVCKLVCLSSFGAGSTRSKSPWLLNAMVRLAGLQRSFEAKAQQELLFYMSKIDFTLIMAGTLTDEGQDQGIAYALTQLPCVTGLPKKISRSKVAAFMLDQLHSNRWSRNTVCLLAE, encoded by the coding sequence ATGGAAAAGACAATAAAATCAATTTTAGTTTTAGGAGGCACTGGTCGCACAGGCAAACATGTGGTTGAACAAGCGCTACAACAAGGGTTGCGGGTTACCACGCTGGTGAGAGACCCTTCAAAAGAAAATAGCCTAAGTGAGCACCCCAACTTAGAAATCGTAAAAGGAGATGTGCTACATTATCCTGATGTGTACAATGCGGTACAAGGAAACGATGCCATCGTCTCTGCGCTGGGGCGCGATGGAAAAGACGTTTCACCAATCACCAAAGGAACGGAGAACATCCTTGCGGCTGTTCGAAAAAGTAGAGTCTGTAAACTGGTTTGCTTATCTTCTTTTGGTGCAGGAAGCACCCGTTCGAAGTCGCCTTGGTTATTGAATGCAATGGTTCGCCTTGCTGGATTGCAACGATCCTTCGAAGCAAAAGCGCAGCAAGAATTACTTTTCTACATGAGCAAAATTGATTTCACGTTGATAATGGCCGGCACGCTCACCGATGAAGGCCAGGATCAAGGAATCGCTTATGCTCTCACGCAACTGCCTTGTGTTACGGGATTGCCGAAGAAAATTTCACGGTCAAAGGTAGCTGCGTTTATGTTAGACCAACTGCATTCCAACCGATGGAGTCGAAACACGGTTTGCTTGCTCGCAGAATAA
- a CDS encoding Crp/Fnr family transcriptional regulator, with protein MITDEDFARVKEYIYRFVDFNEVDLAQFRGMLSKKYLPKGRLLLEAGEVCSHVAFINKGHFRSFSIVQDEEITYNFFFDGNFITDYPGFISRQPSTETHQALEDAELLMLEYKDMQRGYNNSHMWERFGRLIAEFIIVGIAQRNRSLLFMSPEERYLDLMKTRPKVIANIPQQYIATYLGIQPESLSRIRKRLAESKKI; from the coding sequence ATGATTACGGACGAGGATTTTGCGCGAGTGAAAGAATATATCTACCGCTTTGTAGATTTTAATGAGGTGGACTTAGCCCAATTTAGAGGCATGCTGAGCAAGAAGTATTTGCCAAAAGGACGATTGCTATTGGAAGCCGGTGAAGTGTGTTCACATGTGGCATTTATCAATAAGGGGCATTTTCGGTCATTCAGCATTGTGCAAGACGAAGAAATAACCTATAACTTCTTTTTTGACGGAAACTTCATTACGGATTACCCTGGTTTTATCTCCCGGCAACCTTCTACTGAAACACATCAAGCGCTGGAGGATGCAGAACTCTTGATGCTGGAATACAAGGATATGCAGCGAGGCTACAACAATTCGCACATGTGGGAACGCTTTGGTCGGTTGATTGCTGAGTTTATCATTGTGGGCATCGCCCAACGAAACCGATCGCTTTTGTTTATGAGCCCCGAAGAGCGCTATCTTGATTTGATGAAAACGCGCCCGAAGGTAATTGCAAATATTCCTCAACAATACATTGCTACCTATTTGGGCATACAACCTGAGTCATTGAGCCGCATTCGGAAACGATTGGCCGAATCAAAAAAGATTTAA
- a CDS encoding aminotransferase class V-fold PLP-dependent enzyme: protein MTEHIKTICAHAGATPDPSTGAVTSPLYFSSTFHYPPTGEYPLGHIYSRESNPTRASLETVLAQLEQGEDAAAFSSGSAAASAVFLSLRPSDHIIINFDAYAGIRAMLKDVFMPWGLDVTFTDLSDVSNLSKSIQPNTKLVWTESPTNPQLRIVDLASVIGICKQKRIKVAVDNTFATPALQNPLALGADIVMHSTTKYLGGHSDLTGGALITAKKDEQWERIRHIQHIQGAIPAPFDCWLLLRGIRSFVPRMMQHISNAKAVAEFLSQHPKVERVLYPGLITHPGHAIAKHQMSDFGAMVSFLVRGTKEDAIKIAQRVKVFTNATSLGGTESLLEHRKSVEGPDSPTPENLLRLSVGIEDVNSLIEDLKQALS, encoded by the coding sequence ATGACCGAACACATCAAAACCATTTGTGCCCACGCAGGTGCCACGCCCGATCCTTCAACAGGAGCTGTTACTTCACCTCTTTATTTTTCGTCTACCTTTCATTATCCGCCCACAGGCGAGTACCCGCTTGGCCATATTTACAGTCGGGAGTCAAACCCAACGCGTGCTTCATTAGAAACTGTGCTAGCTCAATTAGAGCAAGGCGAAGATGCAGCGGCTTTCAGTAGCGGAAGCGCAGCTGCGAGTGCTGTGTTTTTAAGCCTTCGGCCTAGCGATCATATTATCATCAACTTCGATGCATATGCCGGCATTCGTGCCATGCTTAAAGATGTATTTATGCCTTGGGGATTGGATGTTACCTTTACCGATTTAAGCGATGTCTCCAATCTTTCTAAATCGATTCAACCCAACACAAAACTGGTGTGGACAGAATCGCCCACCAATCCGCAACTTCGAATTGTTGATTTAGCTTCTGTCATTGGTATTTGCAAACAAAAGAGAATCAAAGTAGCGGTTGACAATACCTTTGCCACACCTGCCCTGCAAAATCCATTGGCGCTTGGTGCGGATATCGTGATGCACAGCACCACCAAATATTTGGGAGGCCATAGCGATTTAACAGGAGGCGCACTCATCACCGCTAAAAAAGACGAACAGTGGGAGCGCATTCGCCACATTCAACATATACAAGGAGCGATACCCGCTCCCTTCGACTGCTGGCTGTTGCTTCGAGGCATTCGCAGTTTTGTTCCCCGCATGATGCAACATATTAGCAATGCAAAAGCTGTAGCGGAATTTCTTTCGCAGCATCCAAAAGTTGAACGAGTTTTATACCCTGGATTAATCACACATCCGGGTCATGCTATTGCTAAGCATCAAATGAGCGATTTTGGTGCAATGGTTTCTTTTTTAGTAAGGGGTACAAAAGAAGACGCTATCAAAATAGCGCAGCGTGTAAAAGTGTTTACCAACGCCACCAGCTTGGGCGGCACCGAAAGTTTATTGGAGCATCGCAAAAGTGTAGAAGGTCCCGATTCGCCCACACCAGAAAATCTTTTACGATTAAGTGTGGGCATTGAAGACGTGAACAGTTTGATAGAGGATTTGAAACAGGCATTATCCTGA
- a CDS encoding aldo/keto reductase: MISQPLHPTGPSFSRIITGAWRWHTVSPETVERLIHTSLDEGITTFDHADIYGDHTCEEVFGRVLSANPGLRKKIQLVTKCDIKFPSARRPNTWIKHYDTSEEHITWSVENSLKMLATDHIDLLLIHRPDPLLNPHEVAETFVKLKADGKVLHFGVSNFTTAQFNMLQHHLPMPLVTNQIEISLSRIDPLFNGDLDLMLQLGASAMAWSPLGGGKINFDDRDWFAKASKYNATYSQLSLAWLMKHPSNIFPIIGTTKPERIKEAAKSVDFDLDRQDWFEMLKWAMGGREMP; the protein is encoded by the coding sequence ATGATTTCCCAACCGCTTCATCCTACGGGTCCTAGCTTCTCGCGCATCATTACCGGTGCGTGGCGATGGCATACCGTTTCTCCCGAAACAGTCGAGCGTCTAATTCACACTTCGCTGGACGAAGGCATCACCACATTTGACCATGCCGATATTTATGGTGATCACACCTGCGAAGAAGTTTTTGGGCGTGTGCTGAGCGCAAATCCGGGCTTGCGAAAAAAGATCCAGTTGGTAACGAAGTGTGATATCAAATTTCCCTCAGCGCGCAGACCCAACACATGGATAAAACATTACGATACTTCGGAAGAACACATTACCTGGTCAGTCGAAAATTCGTTGAAGATGTTGGCCACCGACCACATCGATTTATTGCTCATCCATCGCCCGGACCCGTTACTCAATCCGCACGAAGTGGCCGAAACATTTGTGAAGCTGAAGGCAGATGGAAAAGTGTTACACTTTGGGGTATCGAATTTTACAACTGCACAGTTCAACATGCTGCAACACCACTTGCCCATGCCGCTGGTGACCAATCAAATTGAAATTTCGCTTTCGCGGATTGACCCGCTCTTCAATGGCGATTTGGATTTGATGCTGCAACTGGGTGCAAGTGCCATGGCGTGGTCTCCATTGGGCGGAGGCAAGATTAATTTTGACGACCGCGATTGGTTTGCCAAAGCTTCGAAATACAACGCCACCTACAGCCAGCTTTCATTGGCATGGTTGATGAAACACCCCTCTAACATTTTTCCCATTATAGGCACAACTAAACCCGAGCGAATAAAAGAAGCGGCAAAATCTGTTGACTTTGACTTGGACAGACAAGACTGGTTTGAGATGCTTAAATGGGCGATGGGGGGTAGGGAGATGCCGTAG
- a CDS encoding DNA mismatch repair protein MutS: protein MVIAITIVVHLSNKRRLTKKIERLRLQWGKPKAENFDFDAIRKYSDVAKADSFHQITEQTIHDIDFYKVFAFVDRTTSRVGQQFLFKKLIQPGNEPKNPLDTLIEIFASDNMLRESIQLEFSKLESRDANYISSLLTDNNIKRPKWFWLLYLNVAVLIGLFLLSFQFPFCIIVMLAPLTINMFIHYWNKGNTFQFVRSFPQLNILISVCAATEKKGSVFVNKQVIASMEELKSFQRKSVLLSLKNATGLEAELSLIGLYFIELAKIFFLVEVFALFGILRELKTKQSAIGTLFSYVGEIDSAISVLSLRSGTLKTCVPDFISAKKEISVKGIYHPLIENCVKNDWVIAGKSMLITGSNMSGKSTYLRTVTINSILAQTIFTCFADRFESPPLKQFSSIRIDDNLFEGKSFYFQEVRSVASLIEASEKDHQNLFVLDEVFKGTNTVERIASAKAILSYLNKNNNIVVVATHDIELAEMLAREYDLYHFTETVESNHLHFDHRLKIGPLKTRNAIKLLEISNYPMEIIKEARELSEEIKS from the coding sequence ATGGTAATTGCAATTACCATTGTTGTTCACCTTTCTAATAAAAGAAGGTTAACAAAAAAAATCGAGCGCCTTCGTTTGCAGTGGGGTAAACCCAAAGCCGAAAATTTTGATTTTGACGCGATTCGAAAATATTCCGATGTGGCAAAAGCCGACAGCTTCCATCAAATTACAGAGCAGACCATTCATGACATTGATTTTTATAAAGTGTTTGCCTTTGTGGATAGAACAACGAGCAGGGTTGGGCAGCAATTTTTGTTTAAGAAACTTATTCAACCGGGCAATGAACCTAAAAATCCGCTTGACACTCTTATCGAAATTTTTGCTTCTGATAACATGTTGCGGGAAAGTATTCAATTGGAGTTCTCAAAATTGGAAAGCCGTGATGCCAATTACATTTCTTCGTTGCTAACAGACAACAATATCAAAAGACCGAAATGGTTTTGGCTGTTGTATCTGAACGTGGCCGTTTTGATTGGTCTTTTTCTTTTGTCTTTTCAATTCCCATTTTGCATCATAGTAATGCTGGCACCACTTACCATCAACATGTTTATCCATTATTGGAACAAAGGAAATACGTTTCAGTTTGTGCGCTCATTTCCACAGTTGAACATTCTAATATCCGTCTGCGCAGCAACAGAAAAAAAAGGGAGTGTGTTTGTAAACAAACAGGTGATTGCCTCCATGGAAGAATTGAAATCATTTCAACGAAAGTCTGTTTTACTTTCGTTGAAAAACGCCACAGGCCTGGAGGCGGAGTTGTCTTTGATTGGCCTTTACTTCATTGAACTCGCAAAAATATTTTTTCTAGTGGAGGTTTTTGCTCTCTTTGGAATTTTAAGAGAACTGAAAACGAAGCAATCGGCCATTGGTACGCTTTTTAGTTATGTTGGTGAAATTGATTCAGCTATTTCAGTTCTCTCGTTGCGTTCGGGTACCCTAAAAACTTGCGTGCCCGATTTTATTTCTGCCAAAAAGGAGATTTCAGTAAAAGGTATTTATCACCCACTCATTGAAAACTGCGTAAAAAACGATTGGGTAATTGCTGGAAAAAGTATGTTGATTACTGGCTCTAATATGTCTGGCAAATCTACTTATTTGCGAACCGTTACCATCAACTCGATTTTGGCTCAAACTATTTTTACTTGCTTTGCCGATAGATTTGAATCTCCTCCGCTAAAGCAATTCTCCTCTATCCGAATAGATGACAATTTATTTGAGGGGAAGAGTTTTTACTTTCAGGAAGTAAGGAGCGTAGCTTCTTTGATTGAAGCCTCTGAAAAGGATCATCAAAATTTGTTTGTGTTAGATGAAGTGTTTAAAGGCACGAACACCGTTGAGCGAATTGCTTCTGCCAAGGCCATTCTATCGTATCTAAACAAAAATAACAACATCGTGGTCGTTGCAACCCATGATATCGAATTGGCCGAAATGCTCGCTCGAGAGTATGATTTGTACCACTTTACGGAAACGGTAGAAAGCAACCATTTGCACTTTGACCATCGTTTGAAAATCGGGCCATTGAAAACAAGGAATGCCATTAAGTTGCTGGAGATCTCTAATTATCCAATGGAAATTATTAAAGAGGCAAGGGAGTTAAGCGAGGAAATTAAAAGTTGA
- a CDS encoding RidA family protein — MSFVSFCFAQKIDFDKKLKELNIELFTPGKPIANYVKAVRTGNLLFVAGHGPTKADGSNTIGKVGKDLTTEQGYEAARQTAISLLSTLKAELGDLNKVKRIVKVLGMVNCTETFTDQPKVINGFSDTMVAVFGEKGKHARSAVGMYALPLGMAVEVEIIVEVE, encoded by the coding sequence ATGTCTTTCGTGAGTTTCTGCTTCGCTCAAAAAATCGACTTTGACAAAAAGCTGAAAGAACTGAACATTGAATTGTTTACGCCCGGCAAGCCGATTGCCAACTATGTGAAAGCGGTGCGCACGGGCAACCTGCTTTTTGTGGCAGGACATGGCCCCACCAAAGCAGATGGCAGCAACACGATTGGTAAAGTGGGAAAAGATTTAACCACCGAACAAGGCTACGAAGCAGCTCGACAAACGGCCATTTCATTGCTCTCAACTTTAAAAGCGGAGTTGGGTGATTTGAACAAAGTAAAACGCATTGTAAAAGTATTGGGGATGGTGAACTGTACTGAAACGTTTACTGACCAGCCCAAAGTAATCAACGGCTTCTCTGACACTATGGTAGCGGTGTTTGGTGAAAAAGGTAAACATGCTCGCTCGGCTGTGGGCATGTATGCATTGCCCTTGGGCATGGCGGTGGAGGTGGAGATAATTGTGGAGGTGGAGTAA
- a CDS encoding YcxB family protein, with product MIVKTRNYRLEKKDYIRMAMRSILRKQWWVSLIVVAICLFYFLVPSIWWFIGALVGAGLYLLFWWIQFYGVTQLEQGKMLFERFSYEITSQQIVMKINPREGMPLKWDQIKSAQVGKDHYLLFVNKAQLIHLPFKIFNTDNERKFVGSILKNKGLVKEIS from the coding sequence ATGATTGTAAAAACCCGTAATTACCGTTTAGAAAAGAAAGATTACATCCGAATGGCCATGCGAAGCATTTTGCGCAAGCAATGGTGGGTAAGTTTGATTGTGGTAGCCATTTGCCTCTTCTATTTTTTAGTGCCGAGCATTTGGTGGTTTATTGGTGCATTGGTTGGTGCCGGTTTGTATTTGCTCTTTTGGTGGATACAATTTTACGGTGTTACCCAATTGGAACAAGGCAAGATGTTGTTCGAGCGATTCTCGTACGAAATCACCAGCCAACAAATCGTGATGAAAATCAACCCGCGTGAGGGCATGCCACTAAAGTGGGACCAGATAAAAAGTGCACAAGTGGGCAAGGACCATTACTTGCTATTTGTGAACAAAGCACAATTGATTCATTTGCCGTTCAAAATTTTCAATACCGATAACGAGCGCAAGTTTGTGGGGAGCATTTTGAAGAACAAGGGTTTGGTGAAGGAAATCAGTTGA